The Candidatus Nanopelagicus abundans genome includes a region encoding these proteins:
- the xylB gene encoding xylulokinase, with product MGRKLVAGVDSSTQSVKVVIRDADTGDLVREGKAAHPEGTEVNPAEWMSALKKAFEAAGGLSDVAAISIGAQQHGFIALDEKGNVIRNALLWNDLRSANAASELNTEFGGAEKTAKAVGSLLVASFTVSKLRWMVDNEKENAKKLAAIALPHDWISWQLQGGVDFNKLFTDRSDASGTGYFSATSNEYQRDLLAIALRDKREIALPKIAAFDQFAATTTDGIPIAPGAGDNAGAAFGVGAKSGDLVISLGTSGTAFFVSDTPTHDPSGAVAGFADLTGRFLPLVCTLNAARVLDTVSKLLGVSHDEIGKLALAAKPGAEGLTLLPYFEGERTPNRPNAQGLLAGINNHNLTKENISRAAIESILCALIDSFDNLKSTGAKIERVLVIGGAAKNPGVGPIASAILGRQVLTFPPREFVADGAARQAAWALLKNVPDWAIPDVISYSEKPSEFVLDQHRNVKDKSLPLDNLKR from the coding sequence ATGGGTAGAAAACTAGTAGCAGGTGTTGACTCCTCAACCCAATCAGTCAAAGTAGTAATAAGAGATGCCGATACTGGTGATTTAGTACGAGAAGGTAAAGCTGCCCACCCAGAAGGCACTGAGGTAAATCCAGCAGAGTGGATGAGTGCGCTTAAAAAAGCTTTTGAAGCAGCAGGTGGCTTATCAGATGTTGCAGCAATTTCAATTGGCGCACAACAACATGGCTTTATTGCACTAGATGAAAAAGGTAATGTAATTCGAAATGCCTTACTTTGGAATGATCTGCGCTCAGCTAATGCGGCCTCTGAATTAAATACTGAATTTGGTGGTGCTGAGAAAACTGCAAAGGCGGTTGGTTCCTTACTTGTTGCATCCTTTACAGTTTCAAAGCTGAGGTGGATGGTTGATAATGAAAAAGAAAATGCAAAAAAACTAGCAGCTATAGCACTGCCCCATGATTGGATCTCATGGCAGCTGCAAGGCGGTGTTGATTTTAATAAGTTATTTACCGATAGAAGTGATGCCTCTGGTACTGGTTATTTCTCCGCCACATCAAATGAGTATCAAAGAGATTTATTAGCAATTGCACTGCGAGATAAGCGCGAGATTGCCTTACCGAAAATTGCAGCCTTTGATCAATTTGCAGCAACTACAACAGATGGAATTCCGATTGCGCCAGGTGCTGGTGATAATGCTGGCGCAGCATTTGGAGTTGGCGCTAAAAGTGGTGATTTAGTTATCTCACTCGGCACAAGTGGAACTGCTTTTTTTGTTTCAGATACGCCAACACATGATCCATCTGGTGCAGTCGCTGGCTTTGCAGATTTAACTGGCAGATTTTTGCCATTAGTTTGCACCCTAAACGCGGCCAGAGTTTTAGATACTGTTTCAAAATTACTTGGTGTTTCCCATGATGAGATTGGAAAGCTAGCACTGGCTGCAAAGCCTGGAGCTGAAGGATTAACTCTGCTTCCTTATTTTGAAGGTGAGCGCACACCAAATCGACCAAACGCGCAAGGTTTACTTGCTGGAATTAATAACCATAATTTAACAAAGGAAAATATTTCACGAGCTGCTATTGAATCTATTTTATGTGCCTTAATTGATTCATTTGATAACCTGAAATCAACGGGAGCTAAAATTGAAAGAGTTTTAGTTATTGGTGGGGCTGCAAAAAATCCAGGAGTTGGCCCAATTGCTTCTGCAATTCTTGGCAGGCAAGTTTTAACTTTTCCTCCACGTGAGTTTGTTGCAGATGGTGCGGCTAGGCAAGCTGCTTGGGCATTATTAAAAAATGTGCCAGATTGGGCAATACCTGATGTTATTTCTTACTCAGAAAAACCATC